From a single Geotoga petraea genomic region:
- a CDS encoding O-antigen ligase family protein, with translation MNTKKIPGDILFLFLTFLLVPFVMVPNWVYEYSTQKHLVFAFMITSLLIFYLFKNSYLNKIELKIPHLLFGVFGLSTILSLISVYIENPHYFRFSLEVSLYTIILVFFSILVTNKFGKDFSFIEHGLLVFLITGTIIAFDGLLNKFFGFDLFFGNIGDPSARISLRTTIGNPNFVSDYLAQLIPISIYFILKPNNSIYLKIYSFITLFMSIWVVLFAQTRSIYLGTVVGMIVALISFFIAKKNKEDLKYFKSKQFLSWFFIVVFAFIFLFMMFNFETPFNKGGEVVATDRFAAMNSISSWDERSLSWNAAIKQFSDPDHNIHKFIGSGIGTYPLYAIEYMSELQQEEPQRYLYAWNNFKRAHNDYLQALGETGIIGFLAISLLLIYLIIYFFKTLRNNLDLNKLLLFILLGWSVTVTVAHAGTEFALHMHPNLLLVLFILSIAVSDQFNDKTKLFKIKTNIKYILIPIVVIGIVVTVLKVQSTASEAYFKKAQYQYNKLNEIDNALKNQFPTLLKNLEQQYSQYKNELNNYAPGSLQFTQITQTLDEIEERAKEVQNAQSNYSLEARDAYEKSMDFFLKSLDSNHTFGKSMFYLAQLFVETPYRYDDVSYDDLPDAFNLKQDEYRHVIEKYKGSIDLMPFEKAYLREDLSMIYSENITNENVKTKLVLLQGILDEITYLKTSFAYFTEKNTYKLIAKLYYNMIIQLDTLINSIPDKNQEIRELMDKYYNSFNHWNIKTIEILPGGWNRFPEWENTYAEIISMNINLLKYIDNEKIMQNIFYFMERDGWANYHMANLNRGIPDSSLSILQDLYFNIENTNIKKSLVDNVVNSYKDVYNYYVNLSKDSNVYNRYKNRIERFLESYRYFQRR, from the coding sequence TGTTGTTTGGAGTTTTTGGTCTCTCTACAATTTTGTCTCTTATTTCAGTATATATTGAAAACCCCCATTATTTTAGGTTTTCGCTTGAAGTATCTTTATATACTATTATACTTGTATTTTTTTCAATTCTTGTAACCAACAAATTTGGTAAGGACTTCAGTTTTATTGAACATGGATTGTTAGTTTTCTTGATAACTGGAACAATTATTGCGTTCGACGGTTTACTGAACAAGTTCTTTGGATTTGACCTTTTTTTTGGAAATATTGGAGATCCTTCAGCAAGAATAAGTTTGAGAACTACTATAGGTAATCCCAACTTTGTTTCAGATTACTTAGCACAATTAATACCGATTTCCATTTATTTCATTTTAAAACCAAATAATTCAATTTACTTAAAAATATATTCTTTTATAACTTTATTTATGAGTATTTGGGTTGTTTTATTTGCACAAACTCGTTCAATATATTTAGGTACAGTTGTAGGAATGATTGTTGCATTAATATCTTTCTTTATAGCTAAAAAAAACAAAGAAGATCTTAAATATTTTAAGTCTAAACAATTTTTAAGCTGGTTTTTTATCGTAGTTTTTGCTTTTATATTTTTATTTATGATGTTTAATTTTGAAACACCTTTCAATAAAGGTGGGGAAGTAGTTGCTACTGATAGATTTGCTGCTATGAATTCTATTTCTTCTTGGGATGAAAGATCTTTGTCCTGGAACGCTGCTATAAAGCAGTTTAGCGATCCAGACCATAATATTCATAAATTTATTGGTTCAGGAATAGGGACCTATCCTTTATACGCAATAGAATATATGTCTGAATTACAGCAAGAAGAACCGCAAAGGTATTTATATGCTTGGAATAATTTCAAAAGAGCTCATAATGATTATTTACAAGCTTTAGGGGAAACTGGCATTATAGGCTTTTTGGCAATTTCATTATTATTGATATATTTAATTATCTATTTTTTCAAAACTTTAAGAAATAATTTAGATTTAAATAAATTGTTGTTATTTATTTTATTAGGATGGAGCGTTACTGTAACTGTCGCTCATGCTGGAACAGAATTTGCACTACATATGCACCCAAATCTATTATTAGTTTTATTTATTTTATCTATAGCAGTTTCTGATCAGTTTAATGATAAAACTAAATTATTTAAAATTAAAACCAATATAAAATATATATTGATACCTATAGTTGTAATAGGTATTGTAGTTACTGTTTTGAAAGTTCAAAGTACTGCTTCTGAAGCATATTTTAAAAAAGCACAGTATCAATATAACAAACTAAATGAAATTGATAACGCATTAAAAAATCAATTCCCTACTTTACTTAAAAATCTTGAGCAACAATATAGCCAATACAAAAATGAACTGAATAACTATGCACCAGGATCTTTACAATTTACTCAAATCACTCAAACGCTTGATGAGATTGAAGAAAGAGCAAAAGAAGTGCAAAATGCTCAGTCTAATTATAGTTTAGAAGCAAGAGATGCATATGAAAAATCTATGGATTTCTTCTTAAAATCTCTTGATTCAAACCATACTTTTGGTAAATCGATGTTTTATTTGGCTCAACTTTTTGTTGAGACTCCTTATAGATATGATGACGTAAGTTATGATGATTTACCTGATGCTTTTAACTTGAAACAGGATGAATATAGGCATGTAATTGAAAAATATAAAGGAAGCATAGATCTCATGCCATTTGAAAAAGCATATCTAAGAGAAGATTTGAGTATGATTTATTCAGAGAATATAACCAACGAAAATGTTAAAACAAAATTAGTCCTTTTACAAGGCATTTTAGATGAAATAACTTATTTGAAAACTTCTTTTGCATATTTTACTGAAAAGAATACATATAAACTAATAGCTAAATTATATTATAATATGATAATACAATTAGATACATTGATTAATTCAATACCTGATAAAAATCAAGAAATAAGAGAATTAATGGATAAATACTACAACTCTTTTAATCACTGGAACATTAAAACCATAGAAATACTACCTGGTGGTTGGAATAGGTTCCCAGAATGGGAAAATACCTACGCAGAAATCATTTCTATGAATATAAACCTATTAAAATACATAGATAATGAAAAGATTATGCAAAATATATTTTATTTCATGGAAAGAGATGGTTGGGCTAATTATCACATGGCAAATCTGAATAGAGGTATACCAGATAGCTCTTTATCTATTCTACAAGATCTTTATTTCAACATTGAAAATACAAATATCAAAAAATCTTTAGTAGATAATGTTGTTAATTCTTACAAAGATGTCTATAATTACTACGTTAATTTATCAAAAGATAGCAACGTTTACAATAGATACAAAAATAGAATTGAAAGATTTTTAGAAAGTTATAGATATTTTCAGAGGCGATGA
- a CDS encoding DegV family protein, whose translation MNKTKIIADTGCSLTQEIIDKYNLSVMGMKIVLDEKTYTDYEELSKGEFYSKIENVDEFHTAQPAVGEIQKYYEKIFEEGYENIIDIHFSSKMSGLIDSCQMAKNTMNNGNIKIIDTETVSIGSYMVLIRILELLDSGKSIEEIEELLPRIKENVGFQFSVPNIKYLIKNGRVGKAEGLAGTLLNIKPILSVDEGQIYPLAKIRGMKKVFTAMAKNAVEFLKDRPYNIKIYKTWGLDHNKPDMDKMFDEFMRSFEKLEYDNYKIIEDQLPPTIICHSGPEVIGLAVYGEKEEIK comes from the coding sequence GTGAATAAAACAAAAATTATAGCTGATACTGGCTGTTCTCTTACCCAAGAAATCATAGATAAATACAATTTGAGTGTAATGGGAATGAAAATAGTATTAGATGAAAAAACATATACTGATTATGAAGAATTATCTAAAGGTGAATTTTATAGTAAAATAGAAAATGTAGATGAATTTCATACTGCTCAACCAGCGGTAGGAGAGATACAAAAATATTACGAAAAAATTTTTGAGGAAGGTTATGAAAATATAATTGATATACATTTTTCTTCAAAAATGTCTGGGCTGATAGATTCATGTCAAATGGCAAAAAATACGATGAATAATGGTAATATTAAAATCATTGATACAGAAACTGTTTCTATTGGTTCTTATATGGTTTTAATAAGAATATTAGAACTTTTAGATTCAGGGAAATCTATTGAAGAAATTGAGGAACTATTACCAAGAATAAAAGAAAATGTGGGTTTTCAGTTTAGTGTACCAAATATAAAATATTTGATAAAAAATGGAAGAGTGGGTAAGGCAGAAGGTTTAGCAGGGACTCTTTTGAATATTAAACCTATTTTAAGTGTTGATGAAGGACAAATATACCCCTTAGCAAAAATTAGAGGGATGAAAAAAGTATTCACAGCAATGGCCAAAAATGCTGTAGAATTTTTGAAAGATAGACCCTACAACATAAAAATTTATAAAACATGGGGATTAGATCATAACAAACCAGATATGGACAAGATGTTTGATGAATTCATGAGAAGTTTTGAAAAATTGGAATATGATAATTATAAAATTATTGAGGACCAATTACCTCCTACCATTATTTGTCACAGCGGTCCCGAAGTAATAGGACTTGCTGTATATGGAGAAAAAGAAGAGATAAAATGA